GCCAGGCGCGTGTACAGGTAGCCGATGATCACCCCCGGGGCCATGATGCTGGTGCTGAACAGCACGGTCAGGTAGGTCCTGTAGGCGTCGGCGCTCCACGTCGGGGCGCACATCCGCTTCACCttgcccccggcctggcccgcctCGGTCAGCGTGACCATCAGCATCATGGGCAGGGTGAGCAGCAGGGAGACGGACCACACGGCCCCGGCCGTGGCTTTGCGGTAGCCCCGGGAGCGCTTGAGGCTGTCCAGGGGCCGGGTGACGGCCAGGTAGCGCTCGGCGCACATGAGGGTGAGGGTGAAGATGCTGGCGTGCATGGTGAGCAGGTCCAGGCTGAGCAGGACGCGGCAGCCCAGGTCCCCGAAGTACCAGTCCTGCGCCAGGTAGGTGCAGACGATGAAGGGGATGGTGGAGAGGTAGAGCAGGTCGGCCAGCGCCAGGCTGATGATGGAGCTGTACATGGGGGCGGCGCAGCGCGCGGACTGGCACATCACCGCCAGGGTGTACAGGTTCCCCGCCACCCCGGCCACGCACATGCAGGACAGCACCGTGCCGAAGGCGGAGGTGATGAGCAGCTCGCTGCCGCCGCCGCCCGAGCCCGCCGCCCGGCCGGACGCGTTGCCTGCCCCGCCGGCGGTGAGGTTGGGCTccatgggggctcagggcaggcggCCTCCGGCTG
The window above is part of the Chrysemys picta bellii isolate R12L10 chromosome 12, ASM1138683v2, whole genome shotgun sequence genome. Proteins encoded here:
- the LOC101934140 gene encoding urotensin-2 receptor-like; translation: MEPNLTAGGAGNASGRAAGSGGGGSELLITSAFGTVLSCMCVAGVAGNLYTLAVMCQSARCAAPMYSSIISLALADLLYLSTIPFIVCTYLAQDWYFGDLGCRVLLSLDLLTMHASIFTLTLMCAERYLAVTRPLDSLKRSRGYRKATAGAVWSVSLLLTLPMMLMVTLTEAGQAGGKVKRMCAPTWSADAYRTYLTVLFSTSIMAPGVIIGYLYTRLARTYLESQRNPPHKEGKRSPRQKVLIMVFSIVLVFWACFLPFWVWQLVRLYHSSLHLTSQTQKCINYLVTCLTYSNSCINPFLYTLLTKNYREYLRNRHRSFYRFTSSFRKRSSNLQCSWGRATSSSNQYDYGSESLGMAALKDK